The proteins below come from a single Xiphophorus hellerii strain 12219 chromosome 14, Xiphophorus_hellerii-4.1, whole genome shotgun sequence genomic window:
- the LOC116733179 gene encoding macrophage mannose receptor 1-like, whose protein sequence is MAQNHLMDCQLYQFHYINENKTWTEAQQYCREKHTDLATVTNMKDMKRLINISAGDQREAWIGLYDQTHGNRTWYWSLPEVEFNESETNWAASEPNNLPPEGQNCGIIWKDGSNFLQWGDLSCNEKKSFICYSENNSSQKYHLINEAKNWTEAQSYCREKHTDLISGMKQLQDGNMNNGLNVGISVSDYIFIGLFSDTWRWSDGNSSSFRHWNLQFNNQIINSGQCAMTVFDDGGRWKNENCTERKPFICYGESTVILIKENKTWEDALNYCRENHHDLVTITDSDEQRLVQQIAQFALTPFVWTGLHYACTLDLWFWVSDEVVSYENWNQDGPMDDCDMSGAMETGGKHQWFKKNDPEKFNFICSKHPPGE, encoded by the exons ATGG ctcagAATCATCTGATGGACTGTCAGCTCTATCAGTTTCACTACATTAATGAGAATAAGACCTGGACTGAAGCTCAGCagtactgcagagagaaacacactGACCTGGCCACAGTGACTAACATGAAGGACATGAAGAGACTCATCAACATCTCAGCTGGAGATCAGAGGGAAGCTTGGATAGGTCTGTATGATCAAACACACGGTAACAGAACATGGTACTGGTCTCTGCCTGAAGTGGAGTTCAATGAAAGTGAGACAAACTGGGCAGCAAGCGAACCAAATAATCTCCCACCTGAAGGCCAAAACTGTGGGATTATATGGAAAGATGGCTCTAATTTTCTCCAGTGGGGAGATTTATCCTGTAATGAAAAGAAATCATTTATCTGTTATAGTG aaaataattcaTCACAGAAATACCACTTGATTAATGAAGCAAAGAACTGGACAGAAGCTCAGAgttactgcagagagaaacacacagaccTGATCAGTGGAATGAAGCAACTACAGGATGGAAACATGAACAATGGCTTAAATGTAGGGATTTCAGTTTCAGACTACATCTTTATTGGTCTGTTCAGTGACACCTGGAGGTGGTCAGATGGAAACAGTTCCTCCTTCAGACACTGGAATCTACAGTTTAACAATCAGATAATCAACAGTGGTCAATGTGCCATGACTGTGTTTGATGATGGAGGCAGATGGAAGAATGAGAACTGTACTGAAAGAAAACCCTTCATCTGTTATGGTG AAAGTACAGTGATCCtgatcaaagaaaataaaacctgggaGGACGCTTTGAACTACTGCAGAGAGAACCACCATGACCTGGTCACCATCACCGACTCTGATGAGCAGAGATTGGTCCAGCAAATAGCCCAGTTTGCTTTAACTCCTTTTGTCTGGACGGGTCTGCACTACGCCTGCACTCTGGATTTGTGGTTCTGGGTCAGTGACGAGGTGGTCAGCTACGAGAACTGGAACCAAGATGGACCGATGGACGACTGTGACATGTCTGGAGCCATGGAGACGGGAGGAAAACATCAGTGGTTTAAGAAAAACGATCCAGAGAAGTTTAACTTTATCTGTTCTAAACATCCTCCAGGAGAATAA
- the LOC116732377 gene encoding C-type lectin lectoxin-Lio3-like, translated as MKQLQDGNMNNGLNVGISVSDYIFIGLFRDTWRWSDGNSSSFRHWNLQFNNQIINSGQCAMTVFDDGGRWKNENCTERKPFICYGESTVILIKENKTWEDALNYCRENHHGLVTITDSDEQRLVQQIAQFALTPFVWTGLHYACTLDLWFWVSDEVVSYENWNQDGPMDDCDMSGAMETGGKHQWFKKNDPEKFNFICSKHPPGE; from the exons ATGAAGCAACTACAGGATGGAAACATGAACAATGGCTTAAATGTAGGGATTTCAGTTTCAGACTACATCTTTATTGGTCTGTTCAGAGACACCTGGAGGTGGTCAGATGGAAACAGTTCCTCCTTCAGACACTGGAATCTACAGTTTAACAATCAGATAATCAACAGTGGTCAATGTGCCATGACTGTGTTTGATGATGGAGGCAGATGGAAGAATGAGAACTGTACTGAAAGAAAACCCTTCATCTGTTATGGTG AAAGTACAGTGATCCtgatcaaagaaaataaaacctgggaGGACGCTTTGAACTACTGCAGAGAGAACCACCATGGCCTGGTCACCATCACCGACTCTGATGAGCAGAGATTGGTCCAGCAAATAGCCCAGTTTGCTTTAACTCCTTTTGTCTGGACGGGTCTGCACTACGCCTGCACTCTGGATTTGTGGTTCTGGGTCAGTGACGAGGTGGTCAGCTACGAGAACTGGAACCAAGATGGACCGATGGACGACTGTGACATGTCTGGAGCCATGGAGACGGGAGGAAAACATCAGTGGTTTAAGAAAAACGATCCAGAGAAGTTTAACTTTATCTGTTCTAAACATCCTCCAGGAGAATAA